One stretch of Aquisalimonas asiatica DNA includes these proteins:
- a CDS encoding HAD-IA family hydrolase, which yields MTLDAHSSNTQGLADPLPAGPGLQPGGNREPAPGLRPAGHLRRPAIETVLFDLDGTLLDTAPDLIAAANTLLQENDRPALAAGLYAPVVSHGSAAMIARSFDLHPRDPAMEPLRQRFLQLYRSRVSSLTRPFAGIPELLEQIEAAGLRWGVVTNKPGWLTEPLLEDLDLSHRAACVVSGDTVACRKPDPRPISYACELLDIAPHRTVVVGDALRDVSAGRLAGTSTLVALFGYICAEDEPTRWGADGLIGHPGELLRWLPDTTPLPEHGQHD from the coding sequence GTGACTCTCGACGCACACAGCAGCAACACACAGGGCCTGGCGGACCCGCTTCCTGCCGGCCCTGGCCTCCAGCCGGGGGGCAACCGCGAACCGGCACCAGGTCTGCGGCCTGCGGGCCATCTCCGCCGCCCCGCCATCGAAACGGTCCTGTTCGACCTGGACGGCACCCTGCTGGATACCGCCCCCGACCTGATCGCTGCCGCCAATACGCTGCTGCAGGAGAATGATCGCCCGGCCCTGGCCGCTGGCCTGTATGCACCGGTGGTCTCCCACGGCAGCGCCGCGATGATTGCGCGCAGCTTCGACCTGCATCCGCGTGACCCCGCCATGGAGCCGTTGCGACAGCGCTTTCTGCAGCTCTATCGCAGCCGCGTGAGCTCGCTCACACGGCCGTTTGCCGGCATTCCCGAGCTGCTGGAGCAGATCGAGGCCGCAGGGCTGCGCTGGGGGGTGGTGACCAACAAGCCCGGCTGGCTGACGGAGCCGCTCCTGGAGGATCTGGACCTGTCGCACCGGGCGGCCTGCGTGGTCAGCGGCGACACGGTCGCCTGCCGTAAACCGGACCCGCGCCCCATCAGCTACGCCTGTGAACTGCTGGACATCGCACCGCACCGGACCGTGGTGGTCGGCGACGCCCTCCGCGACGTCAGCGCCGGCCGTCTTGCGGGAACCAGCACGCTGGTGGCGCTGTTCGGCTATATCTGCGCCGAGGATGAACCCACCCGCTGGGGGGCCGACGGCCTGATCGGCCATCCCGGCGAGCTGCTGCGCTGGCTGCCGGACACCACCCCGCTTCCGGAACACGGCCAGCACGACTAA
- the rluB gene encoding 23S rRNA pseudouridine(2605) synthase RluB has translation MSDEKLQKVLARAGLGSRREVETWIQVGRVRVNGQVATLGDRVTGAEHITVDGRRVPAEKLTGLRRKVLMYHKPVGEVTSRHDTEGRPTVFQQLPRLGQGRWISIGRLDLNTLGLLLFTNDGELANRLMHPSWELEREYACRVFGEVDQAMLNRLTAGVVLDDGEARFDSIVPVGGEGGNTWYHVVVREGRQREVRRLWESQDVAVSRLIRVRYGPVSLPHDLPRGKYRFLEDDAIAALCRAVDLDPRQSISPDASGGGGRRKPAGSKGRKPRRR, from the coding sequence GTGAGTGACGAGAAGCTGCAGAAAGTCCTGGCCCGCGCCGGCCTGGGGTCGCGCCGCGAGGTGGAGACCTGGATCCAGGTCGGGCGCGTGCGGGTAAACGGCCAGGTGGCCACCCTCGGTGACCGGGTCACCGGCGCGGAGCACATCACCGTGGACGGCCGCCGGGTGCCGGCGGAGAAGCTCACGGGCCTGCGGCGCAAGGTGCTCATGTACCACAAGCCCGTGGGCGAGGTGACCAGCCGCCACGACACCGAGGGGCGGCCCACCGTGTTCCAGCAACTGCCCCGGCTCGGTCAGGGTCGGTGGATCAGTATCGGTCGCCTGGACCTCAACACACTCGGGCTGCTGCTGTTCACCAACGACGGCGAACTGGCCAACCGCCTGATGCATCCCTCCTGGGAGCTCGAGCGCGAGTACGCCTGCCGCGTGTTCGGCGAGGTGGATCAGGCGATGCTCAACCGCCTGACCGCCGGTGTGGTGCTGGATGATGGCGAAGCGCGGTTCGACTCCATCGTGCCCGTGGGCGGCGAGGGCGGTAACACGTGGTATCACGTGGTCGTGCGCGAGGGGCGCCAGCGTGAGGTACGCCGGCTGTGGGAGAGCCAGGACGTGGCGGTCAGCCGGCTGATCCGCGTGCGTTACGGGCCGGTCTCCCTGCCCCATGACCTGCCACGCGGCAAGTACCGTTTCCTGGAAGACGACGCCATCGCGGCGCTCTGCCGCGCGGTGGATCTGGACCCCCGCCAGTCCATCAGCCCCGATGCGTCCGGTGGCGGCGGCAGGCGCAAACCGGCTGGTAGCAAGGGGCGCAAGCCGCGTCGCCGATAA
- a CDS encoding tryptophan--tRNA ligase, with amino-acid sequence MSSLPARHSRVLSGMRPTGRLHLGHYHGVLKNWLKLQQEHECFFFVADWHALTTHYDEREVLSGNVWEMLIDWLACGVNPNLARVFIQSRVPEHAELHLLLSMVTPLGWLERVPTYKDQQEKLKEKDLATYGFLGYPLLQSADILIYRATGVPVGEDQVAHVELTREIARRFNHQFGREPGFEDKALAAAKKMGKKNNKLYLDLRRKYQESGDAESLDVARALLDNQQNITLADRERLFGYLDGSGVVILPEPQAMLTPAPRMPGLDGQKMSKSYGNTISLRDEPQEVEQKIRTMPTDPARVRRTDPGEPEKCPVWDFHKVYSDDDTREWVQQGCRSAGIGCLECKKPVIEAVQAELKPIRERAKEYEADPEAVRSIVAAGVEEARDCARETLDDVRRVMGLRYW; translated from the coding sequence TTGAGTTCCCTTCCTGCACGGCACAGTCGCGTTCTGTCAGGTATGCGCCCCACCGGGCGGCTGCACCTCGGCCACTACCACGGCGTGCTCAAGAACTGGCTCAAGCTCCAGCAGGAGCACGAGTGCTTCTTTTTTGTCGCCGACTGGCATGCGCTGACCACCCATTACGACGAGCGGGAAGTGCTCTCCGGTAACGTCTGGGAGATGCTCATCGACTGGCTCGCCTGCGGCGTGAACCCGAACCTGGCGCGCGTGTTCATCCAGTCCCGGGTGCCGGAGCATGCCGAGCTGCATCTGCTGCTCTCCATGGTGACGCCGCTGGGCTGGCTGGAGCGCGTGCCCACGTACAAGGATCAGCAGGAGAAGCTCAAGGAGAAGGACCTGGCCACCTACGGGTTCCTGGGGTATCCGCTGCTGCAGTCCGCCGACATCCTCATCTACCGCGCCACCGGCGTACCCGTGGGCGAGGATCAGGTGGCGCACGTGGAGCTGACCCGGGAGATCGCGCGCCGCTTCAATCACCAGTTCGGCCGCGAGCCCGGTTTCGAGGACAAGGCCCTTGCCGCCGCCAAGAAGATGGGCAAGAAGAACAACAAGCTCTACCTGGACCTGCGGCGCAAGTACCAGGAGAGCGGCGATGCCGAGTCACTGGACGTGGCCCGGGCCCTGCTGGACAACCAGCAGAACATCACCCTGGCTGACCGGGAGCGCCTGTTCGGTTATCTGGACGGCAGTGGCGTGGTCATACTGCCCGAGCCCCAGGCGATGCTCACGCCGGCGCCGCGCATGCCGGGTCTCGACGGTCAGAAGATGTCCAAGTCCTATGGCAATACCATCTCCCTGCGCGACGAGCCCCAGGAGGTGGAGCAGAAGATCCGGACCATGCCCACCGACCCGGCGCGGGTGCGCCGCACCGACCCCGGCGAGCCGGAGAAATGCCCGGTGTGGGATTTTCACAAGGTCTACTCCGATGACGACACGCGCGAGTGGGTACAGCAGGGGTGCCGCTCCGCCGGCATCGGCTGCCTGGAGTGCAAGAAGCCGGTCATCGAGGCGGTGCAGGCCGAGCTGAAACCCATTCGTGAACGGGCGAAAGAGTACGAGGCCGACCCGGAAGCCGTGCGCAGCATCGTCGCTGCCGGTGTGGAGGAGGCCCGGGATTGCGCCCGGGAGACCCTGGATGACGTGCGTCGCGTGATGGGGCTGCGCTACTGGTGA
- a CDS encoding BolA family protein codes for MTQERVAMIRQRLEAALPVRHIDIEDESHLHAGHAGAKDGGGHFRVLVVSDAFDGQPPIRRHRLVYDAMGDAMRRDTIHALSIRALTPAEHEDQSA; via the coding sequence ATGACGCAGGAACGGGTGGCGATGATCCGGCAGCGGCTCGAGGCAGCGCTGCCGGTTCGGCACATCGACATCGAGGACGAAAGCCACCTGCATGCAGGGCACGCCGGAGCGAAGGATGGCGGTGGCCATTTCCGCGTGCTGGTGGTCAGCGACGCATTTGACGGGCAGCCCCCGATCAGGCGTCACCGCCTGGTCTACGACGCCATGGGTGACGCCATGCGCAGGGACACCATCCACGCCCTGAGCATTCGCGCCCTGACCCCGGCGGAACACGAGGACCAGTCGGCATGA
- a CDS encoding peptidylprolyl isomerase, translating into MNAAVRALYGLVLPLALLAAGCSDDGADEQDSGEQTVRIVAKVNDEPISETMLQLHILRRTGENPDRVDEEQRETLLLELVEMTLIAQDARERGLTDNETVRAQMRNLQYAVLAQAMLEELKREPVPNDEMLARFDQLMDQESQRQEYHARHILLADESEAEAVIEELDDGEAFGALAERLSRGPTAVRGGDLGWFVPGDMVRPFGEAVMELEVGEYTREPVRTRYGYHVIKLEGQRDREPPHFEDVSEQLRHTLTQERIEGYVNNLRQEGKVELYRPRDDD; encoded by the coding sequence ATGAACGCAGCCGTCCGCGCGCTGTACGGGCTGGTCCTGCCGCTCGCGCTGCTTGCTGCCGGCTGCAGCGACGACGGGGCGGACGAGCAGGACTCCGGCGAACAGACGGTCCGGATCGTCGCCAAGGTCAACGACGAACCCATCAGCGAAACCATGCTGCAGCTGCATATCCTGCGGCGCACCGGGGAGAACCCGGACCGCGTCGACGAGGAGCAGCGCGAGACCCTGCTGCTGGAGCTGGTGGAGATGACCCTGATTGCCCAGGACGCACGCGAGCGCGGGCTGACGGACAACGAGACCGTCCGCGCGCAGATGCGCAACCTCCAGTACGCGGTGCTCGCCCAGGCCATGCTCGAGGAACTCAAGCGCGAGCCCGTGCCCAATGACGAAATGCTGGCGCGCTTCGACCAGCTCATGGACCAGGAAAGCCAGCGCCAGGAGTACCACGCGCGGCATATTCTGCTGGCGGACGAGTCGGAAGCGGAGGCCGTCATCGAGGAGCTGGACGACGGCGAAGCGTTCGGCGCACTCGCCGAGCGCCTCTCCCGCGGCCCCACGGCGGTGCGCGGCGGTGATCTGGGCTGGTTCGTGCCTGGCGACATGGTGCGGCCGTTCGGTGAAGCGGTCATGGAGCTGGAAGTCGGTGAGTACACCCGGGAGCCCGTGCGTACGCGTTACGGCTACCACGTCATCAAGCTGGAAGGTCAGCGTGACCGGGAGCCCCCGCATTTCGAGGATGTCTCCGAGCAGCTGCGGCATACGCTGACCCAGGAGCGTATCGAAGGCTACGTCAACAATCTGCGCCAGGAGGGCAAGGTGGAGCTGTACCGGCCACGGGACGACGACTGA
- the ubiG gene encoding bifunctional 2-polyprenyl-6-hydroxyphenol methylase/3-demethylubiquinol 3-O-methyltransferase UbiG, translated as MGLTANVNEQEVRKFSDAASRWWDEDGEFQPLHAINPLRLSVIERHMQLGGAQVLDVGCGGGILSEAMAARGAQVTGIDLSQESLTVAELHALETGADVSYRCIPVEELADEAPGTFDAVTCMELLEHVPDPASVVAACARLVRPGGHVFFSTLNRNARSWLFAIVGAEYVLGLLPKGTHDHGAFIRPSELAGWCRNAALVLDELTGLTYNPVTREYRLTSDVGVNYLAHCIRPGDD; from the coding sequence ATGGGTCTGACCGCGAACGTCAACGAACAGGAAGTCCGCAAGTTCTCCGACGCTGCCAGCCGGTGGTGGGACGAAGACGGCGAGTTCCAGCCACTGCACGCCATCAACCCGCTACGTCTGTCGGTCATCGAGCGCCACATGCAGCTCGGCGGCGCGCAGGTGCTTGATGTGGGCTGCGGCGGCGGCATTCTCAGCGAGGCCATGGCCGCACGCGGCGCGCAGGTCACCGGCATCGACCTCAGCCAGGAATCCCTCACGGTGGCGGAACTCCACGCGCTGGAGACGGGCGCGGATGTCAGTTACCGCTGCATCCCGGTGGAGGAGCTCGCGGACGAGGCCCCCGGCACCTTTGACGCCGTTACCTGCATGGAACTGCTCGAGCACGTGCCCGACCCGGCGTCCGTGGTCGCCGCCTGCGCACGGCTGGTCCGCCCCGGGGGACACGTTTTCTTCTCCACGCTCAACCGCAACGCCCGCTCCTGGCTGTTTGCCATCGTCGGCGCCGAGTACGTCCTCGGCCTGCTGCCGAAAGGCACCCACGACCACGGGGCATTCATCCGGCCGTCGGAGCTTGCCGGCTGGTGCCGCAACGCGGCACTGGTGCTGGACGAGCTCACCGGCCTGACCTACAACCCCGTCACCCGTGAATACCGGCTGACCAGTGACGTGGGCGTGAACTATCTGGCCCATTGCATCAGGCCGGGGGACGACTGA
- a CDS encoding SDR family NAD(P)-dependent oxidoreductase — MTQHDTPVHVHVPRDYTPPADLLAERVVLITGAADGIGRALAEAAAGCGATVILLDKDLPKLEAVYDAIEAAGSPQPALYPMNLEGVGPAEFLELATTIDREFGRLDALIHNAAMLGEQSPMHQYDHELWARVLHVNVNAPFLLNQALLGLVQRSDRGRVLFVSDQAGRRGRAFRGAYGVSKFAQEGMMETLAAELGTKRSVRTMSIDPGVVNTSLRRYCFPGENWQALAQPADVAPRLLYPLGPEGDALHGARLSLAHDDSTT, encoded by the coding sequence ATGACCCAGCATGACACCCCCGTTCACGTGCACGTCCCGCGGGACTACACACCACCGGCCGACCTCCTGGCGGAGCGCGTCGTGCTCATTACCGGCGCCGCTGACGGCATTGGCCGCGCCCTGGCGGAAGCAGCCGCCGGTTGCGGCGCCACGGTCATTCTGCTGGACAAGGATCTACCCAAGCTGGAAGCGGTGTACGACGCCATCGAGGCCGCCGGCTCCCCGCAGCCCGCACTCTATCCCATGAACCTGGAGGGTGTCGGGCCGGCCGAATTCCTCGAGCTCGCCACCACCATCGACCGGGAGTTCGGGCGTCTCGATGCGCTGATCCACAACGCCGCCATGCTCGGTGAGCAATCACCCATGCACCAGTACGACCACGAACTGTGGGCGCGGGTACTCCACGTGAACGTGAATGCCCCGTTTCTGCTCAACCAGGCTCTGCTGGGGCTGGTGCAGCGTTCCGACCGCGGCCGCGTGCTGTTCGTCAGCGATCAGGCCGGCCGGCGTGGCCGCGCGTTCCGCGGCGCCTACGGGGTGTCCAAGTTTGCCCAGGAGGGCATGATGGAGACGCTGGCAGCGGAGCTGGGCACCAAGCGCTCGGTGCGCACCATGAGCATCGACCCGGGCGTGGTCAACACGTCGCTGCGGCGCTACTGTTTCCCGGGCGAGAACTGGCAGGCCCTGGCGCAACCCGCCGATGTTGCCCCCAGGCTGCTCTACCCGCTGGGCCCCGAGGGCGACGCCCTCCACGGCGCACGGCTGAGCCTGGCTCACGACGATTCGACGACTTGA
- a CDS encoding endonuclease III domain-containing protein produces MSSPQAVFDTLYAAFGPQHWWPATTDYEIITGAVLTQNTAWRNVERALANLRARNLLAPSAVMSVSEAELADALRPAGYYNVKAGRLRNVTAALIEDGGVAGWREWSTAALRRRLLGVRGVGAETADCILLYVLGRPVFVIDAYTRRILTRLDLVRDDATYDALAKWFREGLPTDARVYNEYHALLVRLGNGVCRPRPRCPECPLAGLCPTGRRHEDGYVVTGRQ; encoded by the coding sequence ATGAGCAGTCCGCAGGCGGTGTTTGACACCCTCTACGCAGCCTTCGGGCCCCAGCACTGGTGGCCGGCCACCACCGACTACGAGATCATCACCGGGGCAGTACTCACCCAGAACACGGCGTGGCGCAATGTCGAACGCGCCCTGGCCAACCTGCGCGCACGGAACCTGCTGGCGCCGTCGGCGGTCATGTCGGTCAGCGAGGCCGAACTGGCCGATGCCCTGCGTCCGGCGGGGTACTACAACGTCAAGGCGGGGCGGCTGCGCAACGTGACGGCGGCCCTGATCGAGGACGGTGGTGTGGCGGGGTGGCGTGAGTGGTCAACGGCGGCGCTCCGCCGGCGCCTGCTCGGCGTGCGCGGCGTGGGCGCGGAGACGGCCGACTGCATCCTGCTGTACGTCCTGGGCCGTCCGGTGTTCGTCATCGATGCGTACACACGCCGTATCCTGACGCGCCTGGACCTGGTGCGTGACGATGCAACCTACGATGCCCTGGCGAAGTGGTTCCGTGAGGGCTTGCCGACGGATGCGCGCGTCTATAATGAGTACCATGCGCTTCTCGTCCGGTTGGGGAACGGCGTGTGCCGGCCGCGCCCGCGATGTCCCGAGTGCCCTCTGGCGGGTCTGTGTCCGACTGGCAGGCGCCATGAGGATGGGTATGTCGTTACCGGGCGACAGTAA
- a CDS encoding segregation and condensation protein A → MTEAADSDNLLDQDGDAVATARIRGEPLRELPRDLYIPPDALEVFLEAFEGPLDLLLYLIRRQNLDVLDIPIAAITRQYMEYVELMKELRLELAAEYLVMAAMLAEIKSRMLLPRPPVVEDEEDDPRAELVRRLQEYERYKMAGQDLDALPRVGRDIFPAEAEAPDVEVRRSEPEVDIRELLGALADVMARAEMFTHHHVQKEALSVRERMTETLSRLESERFTTFTDLLHAEEGRAGVVVGFLAILELIKASLVEVVQSEPLAPIYLRARA, encoded by the coding sequence GTGACGGAAGCAGCGGACAGCGACAACCTGCTCGACCAGGACGGCGACGCCGTGGCGACCGCCCGGATCCGTGGTGAGCCCCTGCGTGAGCTGCCACGGGATCTGTACATTCCGCCGGACGCCCTGGAAGTGTTTCTGGAGGCGTTCGAGGGGCCGCTGGACCTGCTGCTGTATCTGATCCGCCGGCAGAACCTGGACGTGCTCGATATTCCCATTGCGGCCATTACGCGCCAGTACATGGAGTACGTGGAGCTCATGAAGGAGCTGCGGCTCGAGCTGGCCGCGGAATATCTGGTCATGGCGGCCATGCTGGCCGAGATCAAGTCGCGCATGCTGCTGCCGCGGCCGCCGGTGGTGGAGGATGAAGAGGACGACCCGCGCGCCGAACTGGTGCGCAGGCTGCAGGAGTACGAGCGCTACAAGATGGCCGGCCAGGACCTGGATGCGCTGCCCAGGGTCGGCCGCGACATTTTCCCGGCCGAGGCGGAAGCGCCGGACGTGGAGGTCCGCCGCAGCGAGCCGGAAGTGGACATCCGCGAACTCCTGGGCGCGCTGGCGGACGTCATGGCGCGGGCCGAGATGTTCACCCACCATCACGTGCAGAAGGAAGCGCTGTCCGTGCGCGAGCGCATGACCGAGACCCTGAGTCGCCTCGAAAGCGAACGCTTTACCACCTTTACCGACCTGCTGCATGCCGAAGAGGGGCGGGCCGGGGTGGTGGTGGGGTTTCTGGCGATCCTGGAGCTGATCAAGGCGTCCCTGGTGGAGGTGGTGCAGTCCGAGCCCCTGGCGCCGATCTACCTGCGGGCGCGTGCCTGA
- a CDS encoding L-threonylcarbamoyladenylate synthase gives MSQYFEIHPETPQPRLIRQAVNILEAGGVIVYPTDSTYALACAMGAKEAVDRIRQIRQLPERHNFTLTCRDLSDIGTYAKVENTAYRLLKAFTPGPYTFVLRATGEVPRRLQHPKRKSIGIRVPDHPIARALTEGLGEPMMTTSLLLPGDDLPMTEAEDIRERIGKLVDLVIDGGPCGMEPSTVVDLYDGKPVVLRRGAGDASVFEE, from the coding sequence ATGAGCCAGTATTTCGAGATCCACCCCGAGACGCCGCAGCCACGACTGATCCGTCAGGCCGTCAACATCCTCGAAGCGGGCGGCGTCATCGTCTACCCCACGGATTCCACCTATGCGCTGGCCTGCGCCATGGGGGCGAAAGAGGCCGTGGACCGCATTCGCCAGATCCGCCAGCTCCCCGAGCGGCACAACTTCACCCTGACCTGCCGTGATCTGTCCGACATCGGCACCTATGCGAAGGTGGAGAATACCGCTTACCGTCTGTTGAAGGCCTTTACGCCCGGGCCCTATACGTTCGTGCTGCGGGCGACCGGTGAGGTGCCGCGGCGGTTGCAGCATCCCAAGCGCAAGTCCATCGGTATCCGTGTCCCTGACCACCCCATCGCCCGGGCGCTCACGGAGGGGCTGGGCGAGCCGATGATGACTACCAGCCTGCTGCTGCCTGGCGATGATCTGCCCATGACCGAAGCCGAGGACATTCGCGAACGCATCGGCAAGCTGGTGGACCTGGTCATCGATGGCGGCCCGTGCGGCATGGAGCCCTCCACCGTGGTGGATCTCTACGATGGCAAGCCGGTGGTGCTGCGCCGGGGTGCGGGTGATGCCAGCGTGTTCGAGGAGTGA
- the scpB gene encoding SMC-Scp complex subunit ScpB, with translation MAKPDLKHIIEAALLAAGGPLSLDHMQTLFGRDEEPDKAALRASLAELEQDYAGRGVELREVASGFRIQVRPELAPWVSRLWEEKPQRYSRALLETLAIIAYRQPVTRGEIEEVRGVSVNTNIMRTLQERGWIRTVGHKDVPGRPGMYGTTRQFLDYFNLSSLNELPTLLELRDMDDIHPELDLKFPEEADAGAPEHPTASEQEPGRE, from the coding sequence ATGGCGAAGCCGGATCTCAAGCACATCATCGAAGCGGCACTGCTGGCGGCCGGCGGGCCCCTGTCGCTGGATCACATGCAGACGCTCTTCGGTCGCGACGAAGAGCCGGACAAGGCGGCCCTCCGGGCGAGTCTCGCTGAGCTGGAGCAGGACTACGCCGGTCGCGGAGTCGAGCTGCGGGAAGTGGCCAGTGGTTTTCGCATCCAGGTCCGCCCCGAGCTCGCGCCATGGGTCTCGCGCCTGTGGGAGGAGAAACCCCAGCGCTACTCCCGTGCACTGCTGGAGACGCTGGCGATCATCGCCTACCGGCAGCCCGTGACGCGCGGCGAGATCGAGGAGGTGCGCGGTGTGTCCGTGAATACCAACATCATGCGCACCCTGCAGGAGCGTGGCTGGATACGCACTGTCGGCCACAAGGATGTCCCCGGGCGCCCGGGCATGTACGGCACCACAAGGCAGTTCCTGGACTACTTCAATCTGTCGAGCCTCAACGAACTGCCGACACTGCTGGAGCTGCGCGACATGGACGACATCCACCCCGAACTGGACCTCAAGTTCCCGGAAGAAGCCGACGCCGGCGCGCCGGAACACCCAACCGCCAGCGAGCAGGAGCCCGGGCGTGAGTGA
- a CDS encoding YciI family protein: protein MYYAIISEDVENSLPLRKEARPAHLERLEALKAEGRLLVAGPNPAIDAEDPGPEGFSGSMVIAEFASLEDAKTWANADPYVAAGVYQSVTVKPFKKVLP, encoded by the coding sequence ATGTACTACGCCATCATCAGCGAGGACGTGGAGAACAGCCTGCCCCTGCGGAAGGAGGCGCGCCCCGCACACCTGGAGCGCCTGGAGGCGCTGAAGGCCGAGGGCCGCCTGCTGGTCGCCGGCCCGAACCCGGCCATCGATGCCGAGGACCCGGGCCCGGAGGGTTTCTCCGGGAGCATGGTCATCGCGGAGTTTGCGTCCCTCGAGGATGCCAAGACGTGGGCCAACGCGGACCCGTACGTGGCCGCGGGCGTCTACCAGTCAGTCACCGTGAAGCCGTTCAAGAAGGTACTGCCATGA
- a CDS encoding squalene/phytoene synthase family protein: protein MEPLSYCHRKVAPPGSAIYYALRFSPDDQRDALVAVHAFHAEVTEIPDEVSDPGVGEVKLQWWRDEVQRLFDGTPRHPVSQALAPAVARHDLPADAFTEMLDGTGMDLAYGGYPGFRELTVYCHRTGGSLARLLTAVAGTGSAASAHFAHDLGMALTLRRRLLSVRRDAQSGRVYIPEDELEQAGVSREDLLGHETPPAARTLFREQADRVHAFLDQAESHLPDAERAVHRSGIILAALDRALLREMAKDNFPLLEQGFELTPLRRLWIAWRTARQQQRLSRKAA from the coding sequence ATGGAGCCGCTCAGCTACTGTCACCGGAAAGTCGCCCCACCCGGGTCGGCCATCTACTACGCCCTGCGCTTCTCTCCGGATGACCAGCGGGATGCGCTGGTGGCCGTGCACGCGTTCCACGCCGAGGTCACCGAGATCCCCGACGAAGTCTCCGATCCGGGCGTGGGCGAAGTGAAGCTGCAGTGGTGGCGTGATGAAGTACAACGCCTGTTCGATGGCACGCCCCGCCACCCGGTAAGCCAGGCCCTGGCGCCGGCGGTGGCCCGTCACGATCTGCCGGCCGACGCCTTCACGGAGATGCTCGACGGCACCGGCATGGATCTCGCCTACGGCGGGTATCCCGGTTTTCGCGAACTCACGGTCTACTGTCACCGGACCGGCGGTTCACTGGCCCGGCTTCTGACTGCCGTGGCGGGCACGGGCAGCGCCGCCAGCGCACACTTCGCGCACGACCTTGGCATGGCGCTGACCCTCCGTCGCCGGCTGCTCAGCGTGCGCCGCGACGCCCAGTCCGGACGGGTCTACATTCCCGAGGACGAGCTGGAACAGGCGGGCGTCTCCCGCGAGGATCTGCTGGGGCATGAAACCCCACCCGCCGCCCGGACACTTTTCCGGGAGCAGGCCGATCGCGTTCACGCGTTCCTGGACCAGGCCGAAAGCCATCTTCCGGACGCTGAACGCGCAGTGCATCGCAGTGGTATCATCCTCGCGGCGCTGGACCGGGCACTGCTCCGGGAGATGGCGAAAGACAACTTTCCGTTGCTGGAACAGGGCTTTGAACTGACACCGCTGCGGCGACTCTGGATCGCCTGGCGGACGGCCCGACAACAGCAGCGACTCAGCAGAAAGGCAGCTTGA